The genomic segment TGGTATGTTAATAGCAATCTGTCAAAGAGAGGCTACGAGATATGACCATCTATTATCCAAACGGGCAGCCTTACAGGAAAAAAGGAGAAGAAACACCTCACGAGGATCAGCGGCAGGTGACATATGGTCATCGGGGGATGACGCTGGAGGAAGATCTTAATGTCAGCAATCAGTATTACCTCCATTCCGACCAGGCAGTGATTTATAAAAAGCCGACGCCGGTTCAGATTGTCCATGTTGATTATCCGCGACGAAGTGCTGCAAAAATTACTGAAGCCTATTTCCGTAAAGCTTCCACGACAGATTATAATGGTGTATTCAAGGGGAAATATGTTGATTTTGAGGCAAAGGAGACGACACATGCCAATTATATTCCTTTGAAGAACTTCCATGAACATCAGGTGACGCACATGGACCGGATCAGAAGGCACGGTGGCATCGGATTTATCATTGTTAAATTTAAAAAAAGCAATGAGGTCTTTTTGCTTGACGCATCTGTTCTTTCTGAATGCTGGCGAGCCTCTCTGAAACATGGCGGAAGAAAATCCATGCCCCGGACTTTATTTCTGAAAAAGGGACATTTGATTCCGCAGCATTTTATGCCGCGGCTGGATTATCTTCGCGTGGTCCGGGATGTTTACTTTAATTAGTCATAATCCGCAGAGAAAAGCGAATAGTATTAGGAAGTAAACCATGGGCAGGCTGTTGAGAAAGGTAGGATAGAATCATGGTTGAATATCATACGAGAATGGAGAGGCGCCGTGCCGCAGAACTTGCGCGGAAACGTGCGAACGACTCCCCTTCTCATAAACACAGAAAACCTTCCGGAGGTGGCGGTAAAAAAAGAGGCTGGTTTAAACGGGTACTGATCATTCTTTCTCTGATTATCCTCTTCATGATACTCGCAGGTGCGGTAACCGTATTTGCAATAATAAAAAATGCTCCGGCTTTGAATGAACAAGAACTGAAGAACCCGGCATCCTCTGTTATATATGATCAGAACGATAAAGAAGCGATGATAATAGATGCCGGAGAGAATCGTGAATATATGCCGATCAAATCGATTCCGGCAGTTGTTCAGGATGCGTATATTTCAACCGAGGATGTTCGATTTTACCGGCATTTCGGAGTTGATCCAATACGTATTATGGGTGCAGGGGTTGCCCAGTTCACGAAGGGTTTTAAATCCGAAGGTGCAAGTACCATTACGCAGCAGGTGGTCCGCAATGCTATGCTGAGTCAGAATAAGACGTTTACCCGAAAAATACAGGAAGCGTATCTGGCGATTCAGCTTGAGAAGCAGTACACAAAAAAACAGATACTTGAAATGTACCTGAATCAGATTTACCTGGGTTCAGGTCCGACTTATGGTGTTGCCGCAGCTTCGCAGCACTATTTTGGTACGGAGCTGAAAAATATTACACTTCCTCAGGCGGCGATGCTGGCTGCGATGACGCGAAATCCGGGTTACTACAATCCGATTACTCATCCGGATCGGGCAAAGCAGCGTCGCGACCTGGTACTGGATCTCATGGTGAGCAATAAAGCGATTACCCCTGAGCAGGCAGCCCGTGCCAAGAACGTTTCGATGAAGGAAATGACTGCTAAGCATAAAGAGAATAAACCCGTTAATCGAAAATATGGTGCGTTTCTTGATTACATTCGCCGCGTCCTGGTGGATCAGGAAAAAGTCATCAGCGAACAGGAATTCACTTCAGGCGGACTGAAAATATATACAACTCTTGATCCGAAGATACAGAAACGTACTGAAGATATTCTCAACAATGAAAAGAATTATCCTAATGTACAAAAGAACTTCAACGGTGCTGTGTCGGTCATTGATACCCAGACCGGTGCGATTCGTGCGCTGGGAGGCGGGAGAAATTATCAGTACTCGAATACAAACAGAGCCTTCATGGATGGACGAAGCATTGGATCCACTTCCAAACCGTTAATGGATTACGGCCCGGCGATTGAATACTTGAAATGGCCGACGGATTATATGGTTGATGACAAGCAAGGAACGACCTATTCCGGTTCGAATCAAGAGGTCGGCAACTGGGACGGCAAGTTTATGGGTCCCATGACGATTCGTAAAGCTCTGTATCTGTCACGAAATGTTCCTGCTTTACGGACGATGCAGGAATTCATTCAAACTAAAGGATCATCGAAACCCATTCGGACATTTGCCCGTAATCTGGGCATTCGTGGCGAAGTTGTGGATCCGACACAGCCCTTCCAGGAATCTTACGCTATTGGCTCCTTCTCATCTACACCGCTGCAAATGGCCGGTGCATATGCGGCATTTGGCAACAATGGTGTATATAATGAGCCCTATGGTGTGCGAAAGATTGTCAAACCGGACGGAGAAATTATTCAACTTGATCACCAGAGACGTGTCGCCATGCATGACTATACGGCATATATGATTACCGATATACTGAAGGATGTCATGACTAAGGGAACGGGTACCCGGGCCAATATTCCGGGTACAGCTCTGGCAGGAAAAACGGGCACCCAAAATATTGATGATGATTTTGCAGCACAGCATCACATTTCTAAATATGATCAGGATCACGGT from the Sporolactobacillus sp. Y61 genome contains:
- the recU gene encoding Holliday junction resolvase RecU is translated as MTIYYPNGQPYRKKGEETPHEDQRQVTYGHRGMTLEEDLNVSNQYYLHSDQAVIYKKPTPVQIVHVDYPRRSAAKITEAYFRKASTTDYNGVFKGKYVDFEAKETTHANYIPLKNFHEHQVTHMDRIRRHGGIGFIIVKFKKSNEVFLLDASVLSECWRASLKHGGRKSMPRTLFLKKGHLIPQHFMPRLDYLRVVRDVYFN
- a CDS encoding PBP1A family penicillin-binding protein, yielding MVEYHTRMERRRAAELARKRANDSPSHKHRKPSGGGGKKRGWFKRVLIILSLIILFMILAGAVTVFAIIKNAPALNEQELKNPASSVIYDQNDKEAMIIDAGENREYMPIKSIPAVVQDAYISTEDVRFYRHFGVDPIRIMGAGVAQFTKGFKSEGASTITQQVVRNAMLSQNKTFTRKIQEAYLAIQLEKQYTKKQILEMYLNQIYLGSGPTYGVAAASQHYFGTELKNITLPQAAMLAAMTRNPGYYNPITHPDRAKQRRDLVLDLMVSNKAITPEQAARAKNVSMKEMTAKHKENKPVNRKYGAFLDYIRRVLVDQEKVISEQEFTSGGLKIYTTLDPKIQKRTEDILNNEKNYPNVQKNFNGAVSVIDTQTGAIRALGGGRNYQYSNTNRAFMDGRSIGSTSKPLMDYGPAIEYLKWPTDYMVDDKQGTTYSGSNQEVGNWDGKFMGPMTIRKALYLSRNVPALRTMQEFIQTKGSSKPIRTFARNLGIRGEVVDPTQPFQESYAIGSFSSTPLQMAGAYAAFGNNGVYNEPYGVRKIVKPDGEIIQLDHQRRVAMHDYTAYMITDILKDVMTKGTGTRANIPGTALAGKTGTQNIDDDFAAQHHISKYDQDHGATAAWFVGYTSRLTTAVWTGYSGVKSDSVSSKDFGTFLGTGEQRYSMTIFKNIMTPFMPGAPDFVQPDSVIHIGGGELAVKNADVKNHSNQEKDEGNQQGDNSSSSMPSSSSSSAPASSSQPPATGSSVSSSSSQSSSSSSASTGGGQGNGSGNGNNGNGNNDNGNNGPPDNNPPDNDATDNEPSDNDATDNDAMDNEPSNNDATDNEPTDNNPTAPAP